The nucleotide sequence GGGTTTCAGACCGAGGGCCGCGGCCTCGCCGCGCAGGATCCTGACGCCGAGCGCGTGAAACGTGGAGATCGTGAGCTCGCGCACGGCCCGGTTGCCCGGCGCCATGGCGCCGATGCGCTCCTGCATCTCGCGCGCCGCCTTGTTCGTGAAGGTGATCGCGGCCACGTGCTTGGGCGCGCAGCCGCGGCCGACGAGGTGCGCGATCTTGTGCGTGATGACGCGGGTCTTGCCGCTGCCGGCCCCGGCGAGCACGAGCAACGGGCCGTCGAGGTAGCGCACGGCTTCGATCTGCCGGGGGTTGAGCGACACGGATTCTTCTTCTGATGCGAGACGCGGGAGGCGAAGTATAACCGAGACGTCGGCCCGCGCGACGTGCACGAGGACGCATTAACAGCGAGAGGACGAGGAGAGAAACGCGGCGCGACTGTCAACACGCGCCGGACCGGCGGCGCGTGCTAGCCGGGGAGCGCCTTCACCTTTTCCTGCTGGCTCTCGAGATCCGCGAGCGTCGCCTCGAAATGCCGGGCGCGCTGTTGCATCTGCTCGACGACCTGTTTCGGCGCGCGCGCGACGAAAGCCTCGTTCTCGAGGCTGGACCGTGCCTTGGCCAGCTCCTTCTCGGCCTTGTCGATCTCCTTCTCGAGCCGCTCGAGCTCGGCGGCCCTGTCGATGAGCGAGCCGAGCGGCACGAGCACCTTCATGCGGCCGACGAGCTGCATCACGGCCTCCGGCGCCGCCTCGGCGCGATCGAGCCAGGTGAGCGGCTCCATGCGGCCGAGGAGTTTCAGGTAGGCCGCGTTCTTTTCCATCCACGCCCGCTCGCGCGCCTCGCCCTCGGCGAGGAGCACGGGGAGCGGCTTCGACGGCGCGATGTCGCGCTCGCTGCGCACCGTCCGCACCGCGCCGATCACCGCCATGACCCAGCCGAGCTCCTCGATCGCCGCCGCGTCGATCCTCGACTCGTCGGCCATCGGGTAGGGCTCGCGCATGATGCTCGGGCCCGCTTTGCCCGCGAGCGGCGCGACGCGCAGCCAGATTTCCTCGGTGATGAACGGCATGATCGGATGCAGGAGCCGCAGCAGCGACTCGAGCACGTGCACCAGCGTGTGGCGCGTGCCGCGCTGCGCGTCCGCCGGACCCGCGCGGTCCGTCAGCACGACCTTGGAGAGCTCGAGGTACCAGTCGCAGTACTCGTACCAGGTGAAGCTGTAGAGCGCCTGGGCGGCGAGGTCGAAGCGGTACTCGGAAAGATTCTTTCGCACCTCGGCCGTAAGCTGCTGCAGTCGGCCGAGGATCCAGCGGTCGACGTGGTTGAGCGAAAGCTTGCCGCCGCGTTGCCCACAGTCCTGCCCCTCGGTGTTCATCAGGACGTAGCGCGCGGCGTTCCAGAGCTTGTTGCAGAAGTTGCGGTAGCCCTCGATGCGCCCGAGGTCGAACTTGATGTCCCGGCCCTGGGTGGCGAGGCTCGCCATGGTGAATCGCAGGGCGTCGGTGCCGAAGGCGGGGATGCCGTTCGGGTACTCCTTGCGCGTGGCCTGCTCGATGCGCCTGGCCATCTGCGGCTGCATCAGGCCGGTCGTGCGTTTGGCGAGGAGCGACTCCAGGTCGATGCCGTCGATCAGGTCGAGCGGGTCGAGAATGTTGCCCTTGGACTTCGACATCTTCTGCCCATGCGCGTCGCGAATCAGCCCCGTGATGTAGACCTCTCGGAACGGCACGTCGTCCATGAACTTGAGGCCCATCATGATCATGCGCGCGACCCAGAAGAAGATGATGTCGAATCCGGTCACGAGCACGTTCGTGGGGTAGAAGGTCTCCAGTTCGCGCGTCTTCTCCGGCCAGCCGAGCGTCGAGAACGGCCAGAGCGCCGAGGAGAACCAGGTGTCGAGCACGTCCGGATCCTGCCTGAGTGCGATCTCGCGACCGAGCCGGTGCCGGGCGCGCACCTCGCTCTCGCTGCGTCCGACGTAGCAGGCGCCCTGGTCGTCGTACCACGCCGGGATGCGGTGGCCCCACCAGATCTGGCGCGAGATGCACCAGTCCTGGATGTTGCGCATCCATTCGAAGTAGGTCTTGGCCCAGGCATCGGGCACGAAGCGGATGCGGCCGTCCTCGACGGCCCTGATCGCCTCCTCCGCGAGCGGCCCGACTTTCACGTACCACTGGTCGGTGAGATAGGGCTCGATCACGGCGTTCGTGCGGTCGCCGCGCGGCACCATGAGCTTGTGCGCCTCGGTCTTCTCGAGGAGCCCCGCCGCGTCGAGATCGGCGACGAGCTGCTTGCGGCACTCGAAGCGGTCGAGGCCGCGGTACGGGAAGGGGATGAGCGCCGCGGTCGACTCCCACGGCGCCTCGCCGTCGGCGTGCGGCGTGCCCGCGCGGTCGGGCGCGCGGTGGCCCCAGGTCTGGTCGTCGCGCGCGTCGCTTTTCAGGCGCGCATCGGGCGTGAAGATGTTGATCAGCCCGTTCTGCGGCACGTTCCGGAGGGGCGTCTCGTCGCGGTGCCGCAGCCACACCTGGTAGTCGTTGAAGTCGTGCGCCGGCGTGATCTTGACGCAGCCGGTGCCGAAGGCGGGATCGACGTACTCGTCCGCGATGATCGGGATGCGGCGGCCCGTCAGGGGCAGCTCGACGAGCGCGCCGATCAGGTGCTTATAGCGATCGTCGTTCGGGTGCACCGCGACCGCGGCGTCGCCGAGGAGCGTTTCGGGGCGGGTCGTCGCGACGACCAGGTGCCCGGCTCCGCTCGTTCCCGGCGTCTTGCCTCCCGCGGCGCTCGCGCGTCCGCGTGCGGCTTCGGCGAGCGGATAGCGGATGTGCCAGAGCGAGCCGTTCTCCTCTTCGGAAACCACTTCCAGGTCGGACACGGCGGTATGAAGCACCGGATCCCAGTTGACCAGCCGCTTGCCGCGATAGATGAGACCTTCCTCGTACAGCCGGACGAACACCTCGGCGACGGCACGCGACAGCCCCTCGTCCATGGTGAAGCGCTCGCGCGACCAGTCGAGCGAGGCGCCGAGGCGGCGGAGCTGCTTCGTGATGCGCCCGCCGGACTGCGCCTTCCATTCCCAGACGCGCTCGATGAATTTGTCGCGCCCGAGATCGTGGCGCGTCTTGCCTTCGGCTTCGAGCTGGCGCTCGACCACCATCTGCGTCGCGATGCCCGCGTGGTCCGTGCCCGCCTGCCACAGCGCGCGCTCGCCGGACATCCGGTGGAAGCGGGTGAGCGTGTCCATGAGCGTGTCCTGGAACGCGTGGCCCATGTGCAGGCTGCCCGTGACGTTGGGCGGCGGGATCATGATGCAGTACGGCGCGCCGTCGCCGCCGGGCGCGAAGTAGCCGGCCTGCTCCCAGCGCGCGTACAGGCGCTGCTCGATCGCGTGGGGCTCGTAGGCCTTGGGGAGCGGCGCCTCTTCGGCGCCCGGTGCCGGGGTGTCATGGCTCATGGCGGACGCGGATTGTAGCGGGAAGAAACGGGGTTGCGCGACGCGGTCAGGCGCCGCGCGGGGGGTCGCCGGGGGCGAGCGCGTCGCGGAGCAGCTTCTGCAGGCGTTCGATCGTGCGGATATCGAGCGGCGGCTCGCCCGCCTTGCGCCGCTCGATGTTGAGCCGCGCGACCACGCGGATGGCGATCGCGCGCGCCTGCTCCGGCGTGGCGAGCTCGTGACCCGCCTCGAGCTCGGCGATTTCGCGAAGCACCGGGATGCCGTCGTCGAGGGCCGGCGATCCGGGAATCCCGGACGAAGAGGGCGACACCGTTTCGGGAGGCCCCGCCCCGGTCGGTTCACTTGCCGCGCCGGTTTCGGCTTCGCCCGTCGGCCGATCCTTGCCGGTCGGCTCCCCGACGGTCGCTGTTGCCGCCGGTGTCGCGGGTGCCGCGTCCGAATCGCTTTCCTCGCGCTTCTCCTCCTTCAGCAGGGAAGCGAGGGAAGGCGGCGGTTCCTCGAAGGGCAGGGCATCCTGCAACCCGTACCGCGGCACGGTGCCTTCGACCCCGGCATCGTCCTCGCGCTCCGACCCGGCCGCGCCGCGGGAGACGGGCCCCGTATCCGGCGGAACACGCAGATCCTCCGGCGGCGGGGGCTCGTCGAGGGGCCACTCGGCTTCGGACGGAAGCGCTGCGGTGTCGATCGGCGGGTTCTCGCGCGCGTGCCTGGCGGGCTCGATCAGCTCGTGCGTGATGAGCGCATCGAGCTTGTCGAGCGCCCGATCGAAGGCATCCGGGATGGACCCGGCGGGTGGCGCCGGAGGCGACGACGGCGCGGTGTCGGCGTCGCGGCGGGAAACGATGTCGTTGCGGATCAGGTCCTGAAGCGACTTCAGCACTTCCTCGAGCGTGCGCTTGGGGGAGGGCTTGTGCTTGGGCTTCTCGTCCGCCATGGCGCGATGACTCAGAGCTGATGGGTCTGCGGCGGGTGTCCGCGCTCGCGGTAGAAGCGAAAGCGTTCGCGGCCCCTCGCACGGTCCTCCTCGCTCGCGCCGACCAGCTCCGCGACACGATCGAAGCGGTCGAAGAACGCCGGGGCCTGGGAAGCCAGCGAGATCAGCACGCTGTTGGCGGCGGCGGGGGGTTCGCTGTGGCCGATGATCACCGGAAGCGGCGGCCCGGACGTGTGCGGGTGGATCCCGTGCGGAATGAAGCTCCCGGCGCTGAAGGTCCACAGCAGCCGGTCGAGCTGCTCCGACTCCTCGGGTCCGCCGGTCAGTATATAGACGCCGTGCCCGAGCCGGTAGGCCTTGTGCGTGAGCTTGCAGGCCGCGAGATGTTTGCCGCCCGTGTCGGCGTCCGGGAGGAGATAGAAATCGACCCGCGTCATTCGGCCGCCACGCCCTCCTTGGCCGCGCGGTTGATCAGGAACTGCGTGAGCAGGGGAACCGGCCGTCCGGTCGCGCCCTTCTCCTTCCCGGTCTTCCAGGCGGTGCCCGCGATATCGAGGTGCGCCCACTTGTAGTCCCGCGTGTAGCGCGCGAGGAACGAGCCGCCGATGATCGCGCCCGCCTCGCGTCCGCCGATGTTCGCCATGTCGGCGAAGTTGCTGTCGAGCTGCTTCTGGTACTCGTCCCACAGCGGCAGCTGCCACGCGCGGTCGTAGGTGTATTTTCCGGCATTCAGCAGCTCGCGCGCGAGCGCATCGCTGTTCGCCAGCAGGCCGCTCGCGTGGTTGCCGAGCGCGATGACGCAGGCGCCGGTGAGCGTCGCGATGTCGACGACGACGGCGGGGTTGTAGCGACCGACATAGGTGAGCGCGTCGCACAGGATCAGCCGCCCCTCGGCGTCGGTGTTCAGCACCTCGATGGTCTGACCGGACATCGAGGTGACGATGTCGCCCGGCTTGTTGGCGTTCCCGTCGGGAAGGTTCTCGGAGCTCGGGATGACGCCGACGACGTTGATCGGCAGCCTGATCTCGGCGGCCGCCTTGACCGCGCCGAGCACCGAGGCCGCGCCGCACATGTCGTACTTCATCTCGTCCATGTTCGCGGCCGGCTTGATCGAGATGCCGCCGGCGTCGAACGTGAGCCCCTTGCCGACCAGCGCCACGGGCGCCTCGCCCTCGGCGCCGCCGCGGTACTCGAGCACGATGAGCTTCGGCGGCTGGCGGCTGCCGCGCGCGACGGACAGCAGGGCGCCCATGCCGAGCTCGCGCATGTCGCTCTCCTCGAGCACGGTGACCTTCACGCCGTTCTGGTTCCCGAGCGCCACGGCCTGCTCGGCGAGATAGGTCGGGGTACAGATGTTGCCGGGAAGGTTGCCGAGGTCCCTGGCGAGCTTCACGCCACCGGCGATCGCGAGGCCCTGCCGGATCGCGGTCTCGCCGGACTGCAGGTCGCTGCGCTTGGAGACCGCGAGCACCATGCGCTTGAGGTTGCGCCGGTTGTTGGCGTCGTTCTTCTTGCTCTTGAGCTGATCGAACCGGTACAGGCTCGCCTCGGTCGCCTCGACCGTGTGGCGGATCTTCCAGAAGACGTCCCGGCCCTTGACCTCGAGCTCGGTGAGGTACGACGTCGCCTCGGTCGCGCCGGTGTCCTTCAGCGCGCCGATCGCCGCCGCGACGCTCTCGCGAAAACGCGCTTCGTTGAACTCCTTGTCCTTGCCGCAACCCACGAGGAGAACGCGCTCGCTGGGCAGGTTGGGAAGATGGTGCAGCAGCAGCGTCTGACCCGCCTTGCCCTGGTGGTCTCCGCGGCGCAGCACCTGGCCGACGGCTCCGCCCGTCACTTCGTCGATTTGCTGCGCGGCGGAGGAGAGCCTGCGCCCCGCATACACGCCCACGACGAGGCAGCCGCTGCGCTGCTTCTCGGGAGTCCCGCTTTTGACGCTGTATTCCATGTTTTTCCGGCTGATCGAACGCTGGGTTGGCGGCGAATTGTGCTATAGTGCCGCGGCGCTTTGGGACCCGTTCCTCTTGCCGCTCAATCGTTTAGCGACATTCGTGATCGGAAATCAGGACCAATCGGGGACGTTTCCCGTGCGGGCCTCGGTTGCGCCGCATTTTCCGTTTTTTGTTTCCCCGTTGTCAAAAACCCCGGAGCGCGTCGGGCCGTGATCGTTCACCGGGCCTTCTATCGCGAAGCGGTCCAGTCGACGGCCGCGATCGTCGTCATCCTGCTGGTGGTGCTGGTCTTCTTCGGCCTCACCGCGGTCCTCGGGCGCGCGGCGCGCGGCGATTTCGCGCAAACCATCGTGCTCAAGCTGCTCGGCTGGCAGACGGCGAAGCGGCTCGACCTGCTGCTGCCCCTCGGGCTCTATCTGGGCACGCTCCTCACCCTCAGCCGCTGGTATCGCGACAGCGAGATGACGGTCCTCTCCGCGTGCGGGGTGGGGCTGACACAGCTGCTGCGCCCCGTCCTCGTCCTGGCCGTCCTGGTCGCCGCGCTGGTCGCCGCGGCCTCGTTCTACGTGACGCCGCTTGCCAACCGCCAGATCGAGGTGGTGAAGCTGCAGAGTGAACGCCGGCCGGAGCTCGCGGGGATCACCCCGGGCAGCTTCACCGAGGCGGCGGCGGGCGGTCGGATCCTCTATGCCGAGCGGGTCGAGGGCGACGGTCGCCTCGGTCATGTGTTCGTCGCGAGCCCCGTCGATGCGGACCGACCGCGTGTCGTCCTGGCTGCGCAGGGCGAACCGTATATCGACCGGAAGACGGGCGACCGCTTCGTCGTGCTGAAGGACGGCTGGGGCTACGAGGGCAGGCCGGGAGCGGCGGACTACCGGGTCGTGAACTTCGAGCGCTATCACGTCCGCATCACGGCGCGGCCGCTCGATCCGCCGCCGACGCGCGCGCAGGCGATGACCACGCGCGAGCTGCTCGCGGCGCGGGACGAGGCGGCGCTGGCCGAATGGCACTGGCGGTTGTCGAAGCCGCTGTTCGTCCCCGTTCTGGCGGCCTTCGCGCTCGTGCTGGCGCACACGGACGCCCGGCGCGGGCGACTGGCGAACCTCTTCGCCGCGATCCTCGTCTACTTCATCTACTCGAACCTGCTCGGGCTCGGCGAAACGCTGCTCCGCAAGGGGCAGGTGCCGGGATGGCTCGGGCTCTGGTGGGTACACGTTCCGTTCGCCTTGCTCGCCATGCACTTCCTGGCGCGGCGTAGCGCGAACAAGCCGCTGTTCGGCTGGATTTTGCGGCGCGCGAGGGCGGCATGATCGCGATCCTCGACCGGCATATCGGCCGCAGCCTCCTGCTGGCGACCCTGCTCGTGACCGGCGTGCTGCTCGCGCTCTTCGTGTTCATCTCCGTAGTCGACGTGCTTCCCGACTATGGCAAGGGGACGTTCGGCGGCTATGAGCTGCTGCGCTATGTCGCGCTCAGCCAGCCGCGCAAGCTGTACGAGGCATTTCCGGTGGCGGTGCTCGTCGGCACGCTGCTCGGGCTGTCCACGCTCGCCCTGAACGCGGAGCTGACCGCGATGCGCGCGGCCGGCGTCTCCAAGGCGCGCATCGTTTCGGCGGCGATGAAGACCGGGCTGCTGCTGATGCTCCTTGCCGTGGCCCTGGGCGAGTACGTCGTGCCGGCCGCGGAGACCCAGGCGCAGACCGGCCGTGCGCGTGCCCTCGCGACGGGATTCCAGCAGAAGGGCTCGGGCCTGTGGCTGCGGGACGGAGCGAGCTTCGTCAGTCTCGGCGAGGTGCTCCCGGACCTGAGCCTGCTGCGGGTCGCCATATACGAATTCGCCCCCGATCGCCGCCTGCTCCGGCTGACCTCCGCGGAGCGCGCGGTGTACGACGAGGGGCGCTGGCGGCTCGAAGGCGTACAGCGGACGCGATTGAGCGAGGAACGGGTCGAGGCCGAGGCGATCACCGAGCAGAGCTGGATCGCCCGCCTGACGCCCGAGGTAGTCGCGGTCTATACCGTCAAGCCCGAGGCGCTCTCCATCGCGCAGCTCTCCGCGTATATCCGTCATCTCGAGCAGAACGGCCAGGAAACCGGGCGTTACCGGCTGACGATGTGGCAAAAGGCGTTCATGCCCCTGGCCACCGCGATCATGGTCCTGCTCGCGACGCCCTTCGTCTTCCAGGAGGCGAGAAGCGGCGGGCTCGCGCAGCGCGTCTTCATCGGCGTCATGATCGGGCTCGCCTTTGTCGTGCTCACCCGCAGCGCCGGGTACCTGGGCGTGATCTACGGCGCTCCGCCCCTCCTGGGGGCGGTGTTGCCCCTCGCGCTTTTTCTCGGGCTTGCGGTCGTCCTTCTCCGGCGCAACGCATGAAGCTTGTGCACAACCGCGGGTAAACCCCATGCCGG is from Sulfurifustis variabilis and encodes:
- a CDS encoding leucyl aminopeptidase, with amino-acid sequence MEYSVKSGTPEKQRSGCLVVGVYAGRRLSSAAQQIDEVTGGAVGQVLRRGDHQGKAGQTLLLHHLPNLPSERVLLVGCGKDKEFNEARFRESVAAAIGALKDTGATEATSYLTELEVKGRDVFWKIRHTVEATEASLYRFDQLKSKKNDANNRRNLKRMVLAVSKRSDLQSGETAIRQGLAIAGGVKLARDLGNLPGNICTPTYLAEQAVALGNQNGVKVTVLEESDMRELGMGALLSVARGSRQPPKLIVLEYRGGAEGEAPVALVGKGLTFDAGGISIKPAANMDEMKYDMCGAASVLGAVKAAAEIRLPINVVGVIPSSENLPDGNANKPGDIVTSMSGQTIEVLNTDAEGRLILCDALTYVGRYNPAVVVDIATLTGACVIALGNHASGLLANSDALARELLNAGKYTYDRAWQLPLWDEYQKQLDSNFADMANIGGREAGAIIGGSFLARYTRDYKWAHLDIAGTAWKTGKEKGATGRPVPLLTQFLINRAAKEGVAAE
- a CDS encoding DNA polymerase III subunit chi: MTRVDFYLLPDADTGGKHLAACKLTHKAYRLGHGVYILTGGPEESEQLDRLLWTFSAGSFIPHGIHPHTSGPPLPVIIGHSEPPAAANSVLISLASQAPAFFDRFDRVAELVGASEEDRARGRERFRFYRERGHPPQTHQL
- the lptG gene encoding LPS export ABC transporter permease LptG, which codes for MIAILDRHIGRSLLLATLLVTGVLLALFVFISVVDVLPDYGKGTFGGYELLRYVALSQPRKLYEAFPVAVLVGTLLGLSTLALNAELTAMRAAGVSKARIVSAAMKTGLLLMLLAVALGEYVVPAAETQAQTGRARALATGFQQKGSGLWLRDGASFVSLGEVLPDLSLLRVAIYEFAPDRRLLRLTSAERAVYDEGRWRLEGVQRTRLSEERVEAEAITEQSWIARLTPEVVAVYTVKPEALSIAQLSAYIRHLEQNGQETGRYRLTMWQKAFMPLATAIMVLLATPFVFQEARSGGLAQRVFIGVMIGLAFVVLTRSAGYLGVIYGAPPLLGAVLPLALFLGLAVVLLRRNA
- the lptF gene encoding LPS export ABC transporter permease LptF, with protein sequence MIVHRAFYREAVQSTAAIVVILLVVLVFFGLTAVLGRAARGDFAQTIVLKLLGWQTAKRLDLLLPLGLYLGTLLTLSRWYRDSEMTVLSACGVGLTQLLRPVLVLAVLVAALVAAASFYVTPLANRQIEVVKLQSERRPELAGITPGSFTEAAAGGRILYAERVEGDGRLGHVFVASPVDADRPRVVLAAQGEPYIDRKTGDRFVVLKDGWGYEGRPGAADYRVVNFERYHVRITARPLDPPPTRAQAMTTRELLAARDEAALAEWHWRLSKPLFVPVLAAFALVLAHTDARRGRLANLFAAILVYFIYSNLLGLGETLLRKGQVPGWLGLWWVHVPFALLAMHFLARRSANKPLFGWILRRARAA
- a CDS encoding valine--tRNA ligase, coding for MSHDTPAPGAEEAPLPKAYEPHAIEQRLYARWEQAGYFAPGGDGAPYCIMIPPPNVTGSLHMGHAFQDTLMDTLTRFHRMSGERALWQAGTDHAGIATQMVVERQLEAEGKTRHDLGRDKFIERVWEWKAQSGGRITKQLRRLGASLDWSRERFTMDEGLSRAVAEVFVRLYEEGLIYRGKRLVNWDPVLHTAVSDLEVVSEEENGSLWHIRYPLAEAARGRASAAGGKTPGTSGAGHLVVATTRPETLLGDAAVAVHPNDDRYKHLIGALVELPLTGRRIPIIADEYVDPAFGTGCVKITPAHDFNDYQVWLRHRDETPLRNVPQNGLINIFTPDARLKSDARDDQTWGHRAPDRAGTPHADGEAPWESTAALIPFPYRGLDRFECRKQLVADLDAAGLLEKTEAHKLMVPRGDRTNAVIEPYLTDQWYVKVGPLAEEAIRAVEDGRIRFVPDAWAKTYFEWMRNIQDWCISRQIWWGHRIPAWYDDQGACYVGRSESEVRARHRLGREIALRQDPDVLDTWFSSALWPFSTLGWPEKTRELETFYPTNVLVTGFDIIFFWVARMIMMGLKFMDDVPFREVYITGLIRDAHGQKMSKSKGNILDPLDLIDGIDLESLLAKRTTGLMQPQMARRIEQATRKEYPNGIPAFGTDALRFTMASLATQGRDIKFDLGRIEGYRNFCNKLWNAARYVLMNTEGQDCGQRGGKLSLNHVDRWILGRLQQLTAEVRKNLSEYRFDLAAQALYSFTWYEYCDWYLELSKVVLTDRAGPADAQRGTRHTLVHVLESLLRLLHPIMPFITEEIWLRVAPLAGKAGPSIMREPYPMADESRIDAAAIEELGWVMAVIGAVRTVRSERDIAPSKPLPVLLAEGEARERAWMEKNAAYLKLLGRMEPLTWLDRAEAAPEAVMQLVGRMKVLVPLGSLIDRAAELERLEKEIDKAEKELAKARSSLENEAFVARAPKQVVEQMQQRARHFEATLADLESQQEKVKALPG